From a region of the Thermus caldilimi genome:
- a CDS encoding DUF2202 domain-containing protein → MRGMLWTLTSAAVAVLLGMGAAQVGVSPASTLTPQEREGLLWMREEEKLARDVYLTLGKLYPIPAFQNIARSEEQHMAAVARLLTAYGLSDPAQGKGVGEFSNPELARLYQELVAKGQASLQAALAVGAYIEELDIQDLRVRLAQTQRPDIVALYQNLMQGSWNHLRAFAGNLSAITEEPYRAQLLSQAEVDAALKRSPGRP, encoded by the coding sequence ATGCGAGGCATGCTTTGGACGTTAACTTCAGCGGCGGTGGCGGTGCTTTTGGGAATGGGTGCGGCGCAGGTGGGTGTTTCGCCCGCCTCTACCCTGACGCCCCAAGAACGCGAGGGGCTTTTGTGGATGCGGGAGGAGGAGAAGCTGGCGAGGGACGTGTACCTGACCTTGGGTAAGCTCTACCCCATCCCGGCCTTCCAGAACATTGCCCGCAGCGAGGAGCAACACATGGCCGCGGTGGCGCGCCTGCTCACGGCCTACGGCCTGTCCGATCCTGCCCAAGGCAAGGGCGTGGGCGAGTTCAGCAATCCTGAGCTGGCCCGGTTGTACCAGGAGCTTGTGGCCAAGGGGCAGGCTTCCCTTCAGGCTGCCTTGGCGGTGGGGGCCTACATAGAAGAGCTGGACATTCAGGACCTGCGGGTACGCCTGGCCCAGACCCAGCGGCCGGACATTGTGGCGCTGTACCAGAACCTCATGCAAGGTTCTTGGAACCACCTGAGGGCCTTTGCGGGAAACCTCTCGGCCATCACCGAGGAACCCTACCGGGCCCAGCTGTTGTCCCAGGCGGAAGTGGATGCGGCCTTGAAGCGTTCGCCGGGCCGTCCCTAG
- the tdh gene encoding L-threonine 3-dehydrogenase yields the protein MRALAKLAPEEGLTLVERPVPEPGPGEILVRVEAASICGTDLHIWRWDHWARGRIKPPLITGHEFSGVVEAVGPGVKRPQVGDHVSLESHIVCHACPACRTGNYHVCLNTQILGVDRDGGFAEYVVVPAENAWVNPVDLPFEAGAILEPFGNAVHTVYAGSGVSGKSVLITGAGPIGLMAAMVARASGAGPILVSDPNPYRLAFAKPYADRLVNPLEEDLLSVVEEVTGSGVEVLLEFSGNEVAIHQGLKALIPGGEARILGIPSDPIRFDLAGELVMRGITAYGIAGRRLWQTWMQGTALVYSGRVDLQPLITHRLPMSRYREAFALLASGQAVKVILDPKA from the coding sequence ATGCGCGCTTTGGCCAAGCTGGCCCCGGAAGAGGGCCTAACCCTGGTGGAACGCCCCGTGCCCGAGCCGGGCCCGGGGGAGATCCTGGTGCGGGTGGAGGCTGCCAGCATCTGCGGCACCGACCTCCACATCTGGCGGTGGGACCATTGGGCGAGGGGCCGGATCAAGCCTCCCCTCATCACCGGGCACGAGTTCAGCGGGGTGGTGGAGGCCGTGGGCCCGGGGGTGAAGCGCCCCCAGGTGGGGGACCACGTGAGCCTGGAAAGCCACATCGTCTGCCATGCCTGCCCCGCCTGCCGCACGGGCAACTACCACGTTTGCCTCAACACCCAGATCCTGGGGGTCGACCGGGACGGCGGGTTTGCCGAGTACGTGGTGGTGCCGGCGGAAAACGCCTGGGTGAACCCGGTGGACCTGCCCTTCGAGGCGGGGGCCATCCTGGAGCCCTTCGGCAATGCGGTGCACACGGTGTATGCGGGGAGTGGGGTTTCCGGAAAAAGCGTTCTCATCACCGGGGCGGGGCCCATCGGCCTGATGGCGGCCATGGTGGCCCGGGCCAGCGGGGCCGGGCCTATCCTGGTATCCGACCCCAACCCCTACCGCCTGGCCTTCGCCAAACCCTACGCCGACCGGCTTGTGAACCCCCTGGAAGAGGATCTCCTTTCCGTGGTGGAGGAGGTGACGGGAAGCGGGGTGGAGGTCCTCCTGGAGTTTTCCGGGAATGAGGTGGCCATCCACCAAGGGCTTAAGGCCTTGATCCCGGGGGGAGAGGCCAGGATCCTGGGCATTCCCTCGGATCCCATTCGCTTTGACCTGGCCGGGGAGCTGGTCATGCGGGGGATCACCGCCTACGGCATCGCCGGTAGGCGCCTTTGGCAGACCTGGATGCAGGGCACCGCCTTGGTCTACTCGGGCCGGGTGGACCTACAGCCCCTCATCACCCACCGCCTGCCCATGAGCCGATACCGGGAGGCCTTCGCCCTCCTGGCCTCGGGCCAGGCGGTGAAGGTGATCCTGGACCCCAAGGCGTGA
- a CDS encoding DUF4258 domain-containing protein, with the protein MRKLRRLEDLLPHLREGRYRLGPHVAKHMLQEGFTELDVLRALEWGRELAIYPEEQRMLVLGYMVFPPRLKLPLHVVLEYATPRHVDIVTAFIPKEPYRVYSRARLAAILRFDGALEEVRWSAPWALYPAWE; encoded by the coding sequence GTGCGCAAGCTCCGTAGGCTAGAAGACCTTCTTCCCCACCTCCGGGAAGGCCGCTACCGCCTGGGGCCCCATGTGGCCAAGCACATGCTTCAGGAGGGCTTTACCGAGCTGGACGTGCTAAGGGCCTTGGAATGGGGCAGGGAGCTGGCCATCTATCCCGAGGAGCAAAGGATGCTGGTCCTGGGCTACATGGTCTTTCCTCCCCGCTTGAAGCTTCCCCTGCACGTGGTACTGGAGTACGCCACCCCTCGGCACGTGGACATCGTGACCGCCTTCATCCCCAAGGAGCCCTACCGGGTTTACTCCCGGGCCCGGCTGGCGGCCATCCTGCGCTTTGATGGGGCCCTCGAGGAGGTTCGCTGGAGCGCACCCTGGGCCCTCTACCCAGCCTGGGAGTAG
- a CDS encoding acylphosphatase, with translation MPRLVALIKGRVQGVGYRAFAQKKALELGLSGYAENLPDGRVEVVAEGPKEDLLTLLHHLKQGPRLSRVEEVEVQWAEETGLKGFYVY, from the coding sequence ATGCCGCGCCTGGTGGCCTTGATCAAGGGAAGGGTACAGGGAGTGGGGTACCGGGCCTTCGCCCAGAAAAAGGCCCTGGAGCTAGGGCTTTCCGGCTATGCGGAGAACCTCCCCGACGGCCGGGTGGAGGTGGTGGCGGAAGGCCCCAAGGAAGACCTCCTCACCCTCCTCCACCATCTCAAGCAGGGCCCGCGTCTAAGCCGGGTGGAGGAGGTGGAGGTTCAGTGGGCCGAGGAAACCGGCCTAAAGGGGTTTTACGTGTACTGA
- a CDS encoding DivIVA domain-containing protein, with product MDLTPLDVRYQEFPTGLRGYQKEAVRSYLARVAEVMEGLIQENEGLKERLRALEEEVARLKEAEGELKRAVVAAEKIARELKAQAEREAELIRREALAAKDQVLREAAEELKRLKGEVERVKQEKTLFVAQLKALLQGYLDSLKPLEEGS from the coding sequence ATGGACCTAACCCCCTTGGACGTGCGCTACCAGGAGTTTCCCACGGGGCTTCGCGGCTACCAGAAGGAGGCGGTGAGGAGCTATTTGGCCCGGGTGGCCGAGGTCATGGAGGGCCTCATCCAGGAGAACGAGGGGCTCAAGGAAAGGCTTAGGGCGCTGGAGGAGGAGGTGGCCCGCCTGAAGGAGGCGGAAGGGGAGCTGAAGCGGGCGGTGGTGGCGGCGGAGAAGATCGCCCGCGAGCTCAAGGCCCAGGCGGAGCGGGAGGCGGAGCTGATCCGGAGGGAGGCCCTGGCGGCCAAGGACCAGGTGCTGAGGGAGGCGGCGGAGGAGCTTAAGCGTTTGAAGGGGGAGGTGGAACGGGTTAAGCAGGAGAAAACCCTTTTCGTGGCGCAACTCAAGGCCCTTTTGCAGGGGTACCTGGACTCCTTGAAGCCTCTGGAGGAGGGTTCCTGA
- a CDS encoding ComF family protein, protein MLWGFLESLSGHACPGCGGKLDAPLLCSACRQGLRAFAAGEMVYLGLYGRVGGMVRALKYGRRFGLAPLLAEPLAEAVLAQGWKLSGVTAVPTLLPRLVVRGYNPPELLGRILAARLGLPYLRVLRRVRYTPGQPTRGRARRRLPEDLFVPALRVEGSWLLVDDVLTSGATFLRAKEALLKAGASRVYGAFLAVRDPSALGPYR, encoded by the coding sequence ATGCTTTGGGGATTTCTTGAGAGCCTATCGGGCCATGCCTGCCCGGGATGCGGTGGGAAGTTGGATGCGCCCCTTCTTTGCTCCGCCTGCCGCCAGGGCCTGAGGGCCTTTGCTGCGGGGGAGATGGTTTACCTGGGCCTTTACGGGCGGGTGGGAGGGATGGTGCGGGCCTTGAAGTACGGCAGACGGTTCGGCCTTGCCCCCCTCCTGGCCGAGCCCTTGGCGGAGGCCGTCTTGGCCCAGGGCTGGAAGCTTTCCGGGGTTACCGCCGTCCCCACCCTGCTTCCCCGGTTGGTTGTTAGGGGCTACAATCCCCCAGAGCTCCTGGGGCGGATCCTGGCAGCCCGCCTTGGGCTTCCCTATCTCCGGGTTTTGCGGCGGGTGCGCTACACCCCAGGCCAGCCCACCCGGGGCCGGGCCCGGCGTCGCCTGCCCGAGGATCTTTTTGTTCCCGCGCTGCGGGTGGAGGGAAGCTGGCTTCTCGTGGACGATGTTCTCACCAGCGGGGCCACCTTCTTAAGGGCCAAGGAAGCCCTTCTTAAGGCAGGGGCGAGCCGGGTGTACGGGGCTTTTTTAGCGGTGCGGGACCCTTCCGCCCTGGGCCCTTACCGCTAA
- the hflX gene encoding GTPase HflX, protein MEKIFGKTEGLKKSERKRLSNLYRRRIPPERVLTPELAQALAGLSQEIGRPVSLLLDREGRVVRVGVGDAKDLPIPEGARGERRLSGFRLLHTHLAKGGLSRPDLSVLFLNRLDSLAALEVEDGRPTTLHLAFLSPPKAVAASRWEHVTEDWRILPPKLYFQYLDFDHKAEVEALEEELARQARVRELLDGSGERAILVGVDLGEGPEAEAGLSELAELTRTAGGVPVKKVLVFRPHLDPRYLVGLGKLEELKSLAYHENASTLIFGLELTPAQAREIERATGLKVLDRTQLILDIFALHAKTPEAQTQVELAQLRYLLPRLVGKGKELSRLGGGIGTRGPGETKLEVDRRRLQERIAHLSHKLQEFTRRREEARRQRKRRGVPLIAVVGYTNAGKTTLLSALARGGEPGEDKLFATLRPLTRRGFLPGVGEVLFTDTVGFIRQMPAELLTAFRATLEEVREADLLIHVLDASEEGALGRYRVVEELLAELGVEAPRVLALSKADRAAPYDLFYLQEKLGGVPVSALKGTGVSELREALAEALLKVGVRPQPWAQAPQYT, encoded by the coding sequence TTGGAGAAGATCTTCGGCAAGACCGAGGGGCTCAAGAAGAGCGAGCGAAAGAGGCTTTCCAACCTGTACCGCAGGCGGATTCCCCCGGAGAGGGTCCTGACCCCCGAGCTGGCCCAGGCCCTGGCCGGGCTCTCCCAGGAGATCGGGAGGCCTGTGAGCCTTCTCTTGGACCGGGAGGGCCGGGTGGTGCGGGTGGGGGTGGGGGATGCCAAGGACCTGCCCATCCCCGAAGGGGCCAGGGGGGAGAGGAGGCTATCGGGCTTCCGGCTCCTCCACACCCACCTGGCCAAGGGAGGGCTTTCCCGCCCCGACCTCTCGGTGCTTTTCCTGAACCGGCTGGACAGTTTGGCGGCCTTGGAGGTAGAGGACGGGAGGCCTACCACCCTGCACCTGGCCTTTCTCTCCCCGCCCAAGGCCGTGGCTGCTTCCCGATGGGAACACGTTACGGAGGACTGGCGCATCCTTCCTCCCAAGCTCTACTTCCAGTACCTGGATTTTGACCACAAGGCGGAGGTGGAGGCCTTGGAGGAGGAGCTGGCCCGCCAGGCCCGGGTGCGGGAGCTTTTGGACGGGAGCGGGGAGCGGGCCATCCTGGTGGGGGTGGACCTGGGGGAAGGCCCGGAGGCGGAGGCGGGCCTTTCCGAGCTCGCCGAGCTCACCCGCACCGCGGGAGGGGTGCCGGTGAAGAAGGTCCTGGTCTTCCGCCCCCACCTGGACCCCCGGTACCTGGTGGGGCTGGGCAAGTTGGAGGAGCTCAAGAGCCTGGCCTACCACGAGAACGCCTCCACCCTGATCTTCGGCCTGGAGCTCACCCCCGCCCAGGCGCGGGAGATCGAGCGGGCCACGGGCCTCAAGGTCCTGGACCGGACCCAGCTCATCCTGGACATCTTCGCCCTGCATGCCAAAACCCCCGAGGCCCAGACCCAGGTGGAGCTGGCCCAGCTAAGGTACCTTCTCCCCCGCCTGGTGGGGAAGGGGAAGGAGCTGAGCCGCCTGGGAGGTGGGATCGGCACCCGGGGTCCTGGGGAGACCAAGCTGGAGGTGGACAGGAGAAGGCTTCAGGAAAGGATCGCCCACCTAAGCCATAAGCTCCAGGAGTTCACCCGGCGCCGGGAGGAGGCAAGGCGGCAGAGGAAGCGCCGGGGTGTGCCCCTCATCGCCGTGGTGGGGTACACCAACGCCGGCAAGACCACCCTCCTCTCCGCCCTTGCCCGGGGCGGGGAGCCGGGGGAGGACAAGCTCTTCGCCACCTTAAGGCCCCTCACCCGCCGGGGTTTCCTGCCGGGGGTGGGGGAGGTGCTCTTCACCGACACTGTGGGCTTCATCCGCCAGATGCCCGCGGAGCTCCTCACCGCCTTCCGGGCCACCCTCGAGGAGGTGCGGGAGGCCGACCTCCTCATCCACGTCCTGGATGCCTCGGAGGAAGGGGCCCTGGGGCGGTACCGGGTGGTGGAGGAGCTTCTGGCGGAGCTGGGGGTGGAGGCCCCCCGGGTCCTGGCCCTCTCCAAGGCGGACCGGGCGGCTCCCTACGACCTCTTCTACCTCCAGGAGAAGCTGGGTGGGGTGCCGGTTTCCGCCCTGAAGGGTACGGGGGTTTCGGAGCTCAGGGAGGCCCTGGCGGAGGCCCTCCTTAAGGTGGGGGTTCGGCCCCAGCCCTGGGCCCAGGCTCCTCAGTACACGTAA
- a CDS encoding purine-nucleoside phosphorylase yields MFAMEVYDKIQEAVGYIRSKTGFVPEVGIVLGSGLGPLAEEVAKEAEIPYGEIPHFPLSTAPGHAGRLILGELEGKRVLVYQGRVHYYEGYSAEEVVFPVRVGYFLGARTFLLTSAAGGLNPRFQAGGIMLHLDYINFAGANPLRGKNDERLGPRFPVMFGAYDPGLIELARKVARRQDLHLFEGVYAWFMGPSFASRAELKALRDLGADAIGMSTVPEVIALRHLGARVLGLSTITDMAVPEREHHATEEEVLAVAAKTGPIFRRLVRGILAEL; encoded by the coding sequence ATGTTCGCCATGGAAGTCTACGACAAGATCCAGGAGGCCGTGGGCTACATCCGCTCCAAAACCGGGTTTGTGCCGGAGGTGGGGATCGTCCTTGGCTCGGGGCTTGGCCCCTTGGCGGAGGAGGTGGCCAAGGAGGCGGAGATCCCCTACGGGGAGATCCCCCACTTTCCCCTTTCCACCGCCCCCGGGCATGCGGGGAGGCTGATCCTGGGGGAGCTGGAAGGCAAGCGGGTTCTGGTCTACCAGGGCCGGGTCCACTACTACGAGGGCTACAGCGCCGAGGAGGTGGTCTTCCCCGTGCGGGTGGGGTATTTCCTGGGGGCCAGGACCTTCCTCCTCACCTCGGCGGCCGGAGGGCTTAACCCCAGGTTCCAGGCCGGAGGGATCATGCTCCACCTGGACTACATCAACTTCGCCGGGGCCAACCCCCTTAGGGGGAAAAACGACGAGCGCCTGGGCCCCCGGTTCCCCGTGATGTTCGGGGCCTATGACCCGGGTCTCATCGAGCTGGCCCGCAAGGTGGCCAGGCGGCAGGACCTGCACCTCTTTGAGGGGGTCTACGCCTGGTTCATGGGGCCCAGCTTCGCCAGCCGGGCCGAGCTGAAGGCGCTCAGGGATCTCGGGGCCGATGCCATCGGGATGTCCACGGTGCCCGAGGTCATCGCCTTAAGGCACCTGGGGGCCCGGGTGCTGGGGCTTTCCACCATCACGGACATGGCGGTGCCGGAAAGGGAGCACCACGCCACCGAGGAGGAGGTGCTGGCGGTGGCGGCCAAGACCGGGCCCATCTTCCGCCGCCTGGTGCGGGGCATTCTGGCCGAGCTTTAG
- a CDS encoding YdcF family protein, producing MAQPGYSWIVVLGAAQYGGKPSPALERRLEAALALYQRGAAPKVAVAGGRLPGDRYSEGEVGCRYLRSKGIPREALLCETQSQTTYENLLFLKPHLSGRILLVTDAPHLPRALFLARLLGLKAEGHPVEGPYPLGYWLKETLYRLWLYLGLKPLPRGHGLRNPPPEASRSPGTPAKGP from the coding sequence ATGGCCCAGCCGGGCTACAGCTGGATCGTGGTCCTGGGGGCGGCCCAGTACGGGGGCAAACCCTCCCCCGCCTTGGAAAGGCGCCTGGAGGCGGCCTTGGCCCTCTACCAAAGGGGCGCGGCCCCAAAGGTGGCGGTGGCGGGGGGCAGGCTCCCCGGGGACCGGTACAGCGAAGGGGAGGTGGGCTGCCGCTACCTTAGGAGCAAAGGTATACCCCGGGAAGCCCTCCTTTGCGAAACCCAAAGCCAAACCACCTACGAAAACCTCCTCTTCCTCAAGCCCCATCTTTCCGGGCGCATCCTCCTGGTGACCGATGCCCCCCACCTGCCCCGGGCCCTCTTCCTGGCCCGGCTTCTGGGTTTAAAGGCGGAGGGCCACCCCGTGGAGGGACCCTACCCCCTGGGGTACTGGCTGAAGGAAACCCTTTACCGCCTCTGGCTCTACCTGGGCCTGAAACCCCTCCCCAGAGGGCACGGCCTCAGGAACCCTCCTCCAGAGGCTTCAAGGAGTCCAGGTACCCCTGCAAAAGGGCCTTGA
- the mtnA gene encoding S-methyl-5-thioribose-1-phosphate isomerase, protein MERVLPFRFEEKEGVFWLLDQRKLPLEEVWVPIRTAKEMAEAIRTMVVRGAPAIGVSAAYGMVLAHLSGESPEEADQLLRGSRPTAVNLFYALDRMRPHWGNLAGSLKEAQAIRREVEETERAISLHGAKVLRGQVLTHCNTGPLATGGYGTALGAIVEAYRQGRVSHVWVDETRPYLQGARLTAYELKKAGVPATLITDNMAGFLMGKGLVDAVIVGVDRMALNGDFANKIGTYTLAVLAHHHGIPFYAALPLSSVDPSLESGQGIPIEERSPEEVLELRGVRLAPLGVTAYHPAFDITPHRYLTGIITEKGILYPPFDEALRDALGIS, encoded by the coding sequence GTGGAGCGCGTCCTGCCCTTTCGCTTTGAGGAAAAGGAGGGGGTCTTCTGGCTTCTGGACCAGAGGAAGCTTCCCCTGGAGGAGGTCTGGGTTCCCATCCGCACCGCCAAGGAGATGGCGGAGGCCATCCGGACCATGGTGGTGCGGGGGGCTCCGGCCATCGGGGTCTCCGCCGCTTACGGCATGGTCCTGGCCCACCTCTCTGGGGAAAGCCCGGAGGAAGCGGACCAGCTCCTGCGGGGAAGCCGCCCCACGGCGGTGAACCTCTTCTATGCTTTGGATCGCATGCGCCCCCACTGGGGGAACCTGGCGGGAAGTCTTAAGGAGGCCCAGGCCATCCGGCGGGAGGTGGAGGAAACGGAAAGGGCCATAAGCCTGCATGGGGCCAAGGTGCTAAGGGGCCAGGTCCTCACCCACTGCAACACCGGCCCCCTGGCCACAGGGGGGTACGGCACCGCCCTGGGGGCCATTGTGGAGGCCTACCGCCAGGGGCGGGTTTCCCATGTCTGGGTGGATGAAACCCGGCCCTACCTGCAGGGGGCCAGGCTCACCGCCTACGAGCTCAAGAAGGCCGGGGTTCCCGCTACCCTCATCACGGACAACATGGCGGGCTTCCTCATGGGAAAGGGCCTGGTGGACGCGGTGATCGTGGGGGTGGACCGCATGGCCTTAAACGGGGACTTCGCCAACAAGATCGGCACCTATACCCTGGCGGTTCTCGCCCACCACCACGGGATTCCCTTCTATGCCGCCCTGCCCCTTTCCTCCGTGGACCCAAGCCTGGAAAGTGGGCAGGGGATCCCTATAGAGGAACGCTCCCCCGAGGAGGTCTTGGAGCTAAGGGGGGTGCGCCTTGCCCCCTTGGGGGTAACTGCCTACCATCCCGCCTTTGACATCACTCCTCATCGCTACCTTACAGGCATCATCACGGAGAAAGGGATCCTCTACCCACCCTTTGACGAAGCCTTACGGGATGCTTTGGGGATTTCTTGA
- a CDS encoding YibE/F family protein, with protein MRLVWLSLWLWLLSAWAQGEGAYLVGRILSLDPGRGVAQVAVAGTQREALLPVDGGRYRVGQRVVLYQEGGKTYVTEPDRIPWLFGLLGLFAFLAALLGRGKGVRGLLGTFLSLLVVVYFVVPKVAAGGNPLLFAFLGSVGVLLLTVYLVHGVNRKTTAALLGTLASVAFVLFLALFFTRGMGFTGLASEEALLLRQWGGVDLLSLFLAGVVVGTLGALTDVSVTQAAVVQALAHANPRFGLGELYRRGMEVGYDHIGSLVNTLVLAYAAGSLPLFLLLTKDPTPLRFLLNTEPFAAEIASMVLGSLGLLLAVPLTTLMAAWFFRGGRSGPPEDHGHTH; from the coding sequence ATGCGCCTTGTATGGCTTTCCCTATGGTTGTGGCTGCTTTCCGCCTGGGCTCAAGGCGAGGGGGCTTACCTGGTGGGGCGGATCCTCTCCCTGGACCCCGGGAGGGGGGTGGCCCAGGTGGCCGTGGCGGGGACGCAGCGGGAAGCCCTTCTGCCCGTGGACGGGGGCAGGTACCGAGTGGGCCAACGGGTGGTCCTCTACCAGGAGGGCGGCAAAACCTACGTGACCGAGCCCGACCGCATCCCCTGGCTTTTTGGCCTTTTGGGCCTTTTCGCTTTCCTGGCCGCCCTCCTGGGCCGGGGGAAGGGAGTTAGGGGGCTTCTAGGCACCTTCCTGAGCCTTTTGGTGGTGGTCTACTTCGTGGTTCCCAAGGTGGCGGCGGGGGGGAATCCCCTTCTCTTCGCCTTCTTGGGAAGCGTGGGGGTGCTTCTTCTTACCGTCTACCTGGTCCACGGGGTAAACCGCAAGACCACCGCGGCCCTCTTGGGCACCCTGGCCTCGGTGGCCTTCGTCCTGTTCCTGGCGCTCTTCTTCACCCGGGGCATGGGGTTTACGGGCCTGGCCTCGGAGGAGGCCCTGCTCCTCCGGCAGTGGGGGGGTGTGGACCTCCTCTCCCTCTTCCTGGCGGGGGTGGTGGTGGGCACCTTGGGGGCCTTGACCGATGTGAGCGTGACCCAGGCGGCGGTGGTCCAGGCCCTGGCCCACGCCAACCCCCGCTTTGGCCTTGGGGAGCTCTACCGTAGGGGCATGGAGGTGGGCTACGACCACATCGGCAGCCTGGTGAACACCCTGGTCCTGGCCTACGCCGCGGGCTCCTTGCCCCTTTTCCTCCTCCTCACCAAGGACCCCACCCCCTTGCGCTTCCTCCTCAACACCGAGCCCTTTGCCGCCGAGATCGCCTCCATGGTGCTGGGCTCCTTGGGGCTTTTATTGGCGGTACCCCTCACCACCCTGATGGCGGCCTGGTTCTTCCGGGGGGGGAGAAGTGGGCCGCCCGAGGATCATGGCCACACCCATTAG
- a CDS encoding PQQ-dependent sugar dehydrogenase produces MFTRRGVLAGLLGLGLARSQGLRAEEVVGGLEVPWALAFLPDGSFLISERPGRIRLVREGKASLYAELPVYHRGESGLLGLALHPQFPREPYLYAYRTMEEGGLRNQVVRLRHQGERGVLDRVVLDGIPARAHGLHSGGRIAFGPDGMLYVTTGEVYERELAQDLSSLGGKILRITPEGKPAPGNPFLNRPGARPEIYSYGHRNPQGLAWHPETGELFSSEHGPSGEQGFGHDEVNLIVPGGNYGWPRVVGRAGDPRYVDPLYVWPQGFPPGNLAFWKGALYVAGLRGQALLRLVLEGGRGAWRVVRVETALSGYGRLREVRVGPDGALWVTTSNRDGRGQVRPGDDRVLRLR; encoded by the coding sequence GTGTTCACGCGGAGGGGGGTGTTGGCGGGGCTCTTGGGCTTGGGGCTCGCCCGGTCCCAGGGGCTACGGGCGGAGGAGGTGGTGGGGGGCCTCGAGGTGCCCTGGGCCCTGGCCTTTTTACCCGACGGGAGCTTTCTCATTTCCGAGCGGCCTGGGCGGATCCGCCTGGTGCGGGAGGGAAAGGCCTCCCTCTATGCGGAGCTTCCCGTTTACCACCGGGGGGAGTCGGGGCTCCTTGGCCTCGCCCTCCATCCCCAGTTTCCCCGGGAGCCCTACCTCTACGCCTACCGCACGATGGAGGAAGGGGGATTGAGGAACCAGGTGGTGCGGCTAAGGCACCAGGGGGAAAGGGGCGTGCTGGACCGGGTGGTCCTGGACGGGATCCCCGCCCGCGCCCACGGCCTCCACTCGGGGGGGCGCATCGCCTTCGGTCCCGATGGGATGCTCTACGTGACCACGGGGGAGGTGTACGAGCGGGAGCTGGCCCAGGACCTGTCCTCCCTGGGAGGAAAAATCCTCAGGATCACCCCGGAAGGCAAGCCGGCACCGGGGAACCCCTTCCTGAACCGTCCCGGAGCCCGGCCCGAGATCTATAGCTACGGCCACCGCAACCCCCAGGGCCTGGCCTGGCACCCGGAAACGGGGGAGCTTTTTTCCAGCGAGCACGGGCCAAGCGGGGAACAGGGCTTTGGCCACGACGAGGTAAACCTCATCGTTCCCGGGGGCAACTACGGCTGGCCGAGGGTGGTGGGCCGGGCCGGGGACCCTAGGTATGTGGACCCCCTCTACGTCTGGCCCCAGGGCTTCCCCCCGGGGAACCTGGCCTTTTGGAAGGGGGCGCTTTACGTGGCGGGCCTCAGGGGGCAGGCCCTTTTGCGGCTGGTCCTCGAGGGAGGCCGAGGCGCGTGGCGGGTGGTACGCGTGGAGACCGCCCTTTCCGGCTATGGCCGCCTGCGGGAGGTGCGGGTAGGCCCGGACGGGGCCCTTTGGGTCACCACCTCCAACCGGGATGGCCGTGGCCAGGTGCGCCCGGGGGACGACAGGGTCCTCCGCCTCCGGTAA
- a CDS encoding YggS family pyridoxal phosphate-dependent enzyme: protein MGLHQVLEAMAAACRRAGRDPKGVRLVAVTKGRSVEEIREKVLRYGSFPLGESRVQEALKKMELLEAEWHLIGPLQRNKAKFAPRFALIHSLDSLRLAEALNRVGEKEGVRLKVLVEVNLGREPQKHGFWEEELPEALARVREMAHLEVLGLMTVPPMGPEAVVRPIFRRLSELADRYGLPERSMGMSDDFPIAIEEGATLVRVGRALFVD, encoded by the coding sequence ATGGGTCTGCACCAGGTCTTGGAGGCCATGGCCGCCGCCTGCCGCCGCGCGGGGCGGGATCCCAAGGGGGTGCGCCTGGTGGCGGTGACCAAGGGGAGGAGCGTGGAGGAGATCCGGGAGAAGGTCCTCCGCTACGGTTCCTTCCCCCTGGGGGAAAGCCGGGTGCAGGAGGCCTTGAAGAAGATGGAGCTTCTGGAGGCTGAGTGGCACCTCATCGGTCCCCTGCAGCGCAACAAGGCCAAGTTCGCCCCCCGGTTCGCCCTTATCCACTCCCTGGACTCCCTACGCCTGGCGGAGGCCCTGAACCGGGTGGGGGAGAAGGAGGGGGTGAGGCTTAAGGTCCTGGTGGAGGTGAACCTGGGCCGGGAGCCCCAGAAGCATGGGTTTTGGGAGGAGGAACTGCCCGAGGCCCTGGCCCGGGTTCGGGAGATGGCGCACCTCGAGGTCCTGGGCCTCATGACCGTGCCCCCGATGGGCCCTGAGGCCGTGGTCCGCCCCATCTTCCGGAGGCTTTCCGAGCTCGCCGACCGCTATGGCCTTCCCGAGCGCTCCATGGGTATGTCCGACGATTTCCCCATCGCCATTGAGGAAGGGGCCACCCTGGTGCGGGTGGGCCGGGCGCTTTTTGTAGACTGA
- a CDS encoding zinc uptake transcriptional regulator: MERSTRQRRAIREAFLEAGRPLSPQEVLELARKKVPSLGLATVYRTLKGLVEEGFLTPVALPGEPARYEPAGREHHHHFLCRFCGRVYELSGCDLALESHLPPGFLAEGHEVTVYGRCPDCT, translated from the coding sequence ATGGAGCGCTCCACCCGGCAACGGCGGGCTATCCGGGAAGCCTTTCTGGAAGCCGGCCGGCCCCTATCGCCCCAGGAGGTCCTGGAGCTGGCCAGGAAGAAGGTGCCCTCCTTGGGCCTCGCCACCGTATACCGCACCCTGAAGGGCCTGGTGGAGGAGGGGTTCCTTACCCCAGTGGCCCTCCCCGGCGAACCCGCCCGCTATGAGCCCGCGGGCCGGGAGCACCACCACCACTTTCTATGCCGCTTTTGCGGAAGGGTGTATGAGCTTTCCGGTTGCGACCTAGCCTTGGAAAGCCACCTGCCCCCGGGCTTCCTGGCCGAGGGGCACGAGGTGACGGTTTACGGCCGCTGCCCAGACTGCACCTAG